A stretch of the Saprospiraceae bacterium genome encodes the following:
- a CDS encoding M28 family peptidase yields the protein MKLFLKSVFCLFLVTGNAQKDFISAVVIPDSTLAVSADSAYQYAQNIKTENLKEIIEYLASDSCEGRELGSAGIDRAAHFISAHFAKNNIEKHGDANSYFQKVGFKWIYWDKLHFKINGVPYKQFWDYLVIPAINDDMEWNANEIAFVGYGIDHKNYNDYKNIDVKNKAVLFFKGEPKNKEGNYILNGTKTPSEWSSDLDMKVDAARKHGAKLVLVIEDKFKEYVDAHRAEVVSPDVILDTSETMQIHGINQIVLSTTTAAMLMGGSFKKILKAKDKINRSGKPNAFLIKAKIDILQKKSVRAVKGQNMIAFIEGTDRKDEIISLTAHYDHIGMRGKEVFNGADDNASGTSAVMEIAATLQKLKSEGKGPSRSVLCMLVTGEEKGLLGSLYYVNNPLFPLSETKAEINVDMIGRIDPKYGTDENYIYVIGSDRINPVLHELNVSVNQTYSQLKLDHTFNSETDPNRFYYRSDHYNFAEKGIPSIFFFSGVHDDYHRVTDDAFKINYNKTTKIARHIFLLTWALANGNKI from the coding sequence ATGAAATTGTTTTTAAAATCTGTGTTTTGTTTGTTTCTGGTAACAGGAAATGCACAAAAGGATTTTATCAGTGCAGTCGTAATTCCGGATTCTACCTTAGCGGTATCTGCAGATTCAGCCTATCAATATGCACAAAACATTAAAACAGAAAATTTAAAAGAAATTATTGAATACCTCGCTTCAGATTCTTGTGAAGGGAGAGAATTGGGATCTGCCGGCATAGATCGTGCCGCCCATTTTATTTCTGCTCATTTTGCTAAAAACAATATTGAAAAACACGGGGACGCGAATTCCTATTTTCAAAAAGTTGGATTTAAATGGATTTATTGGGATAAGTTGCATTTTAAAATTAATGGAGTTCCCTATAAACAATTCTGGGATTATCTGGTGATTCCGGCAATCAATGATGACATGGAATGGAATGCCAATGAAATCGCTTTTGTTGGTTATGGGATTGATCATAAAAATTACAATGATTATAAAAACATCGATGTAAAAAATAAAGCCGTTTTATTTTTTAAAGGAGAACCAAAAAATAAGGAGGGTAACTACATACTAAATGGGACAAAAACTCCTTCAGAATGGTCAAGTGATTTGGATATGAAGGTGGATGCTGCACGAAAGCATGGCGCAAAACTGGTTTTGGTGATTGAAGATAAATTTAAGGAATATGTAGATGCACATCGCGCTGAAGTCGTTTCCCCGGATGTAATTCTAGATACCAGTGAAACCATGCAAATACATGGAATCAATCAAATTGTACTTTCAACTACCACTGCTGCTATGTTAATGGGAGGGAGCTTTAAGAAAATTTTAAAAGCAAAAGATAAAATAAACAGAAGTGGAAAGCCTAACGCTTTTTTAATTAAAGCAAAAATCGATATTTTACAAAAGAAATCAGTTCGTGCAGTTAAGGGTCAAAATATGATTGCATTTATTGAGGGAACTGATCGAAAAGATGAAATTATCAGCTTGACAGCTCATTACGATCACATCGGGATGCGTGGCAAGGAAGTTTTCAATGGTGCAGATGATAATGCAAGTGGAACTTCTGCTGTTATGGAAATTGCGGCAACTTTACAAAAATTGAAGAGTGAAGGAAAAGGTCCAAGCCGGTCTGTATTGTGTATGTTGGTTACCGGTGAGGAAAAGGGTTTGTTGGGTTCGCTTTATTACGTAAACAATCCACTGTTTCCACTGAGTGAAACCAAAGCAGAAATCAATGTTGATATGATCGGAAGAATTGATCCAAAATATGGTACGGACGAAAATTATATCTATGTCATTGGTTCTGATCGGATCAATCCAGTATTGCACGAACTAAATGTCAGCGTCAACCAAACCTATTCTCAATTAAAGTTGGATCATACATTTAATAGTGAGACAGATCCGAATCGTTTTTATTACAGATCGGATCATTACAATTTTGCAGAGAAAGGCATCCCGTCTATTTTCTTTTTTAGTGGAGTCCATGACGATTATCATCGGGTCACAGATGATGCTTTTAAAATCAATTACAACAAAACAACAAAAATTGCCCGCCACATTTTTTTGCTTACCTGGGCATTGGCAAATGGGAACAAGATTTAA
- a CDS encoding RluA family pseudouridine synthase, with the protein MDSIRDYIIYQDHHVLVANKPSGMPVQDDLSKDPSLHKLLQAYCKRDLHLCNRIDRPVSGIVLFAKSKDDAALLNEQNTYNGMDKEYLALVEKKVIDPTGKLENRLQKSSKFKKSYISKDEAGDLARLEYRVLNEMDHYLLIQVSIKSGRFHQIRSQLAHAGIPIKGDVKYGARRSNKDRSIGLHAWKINFTHPTTHLDVAFTAPIPLNDIWPVVQTLIQSI; encoded by the coding sequence TTGGATTCCATCCGGGACTACATTATCTATCAAGACCACCACGTTTTAGTTGCCAATAAACCCTCCGGAATGCCGGTACAGGATGATTTAAGTAAAGATCCCTCTTTACATAAATTACTACAAGCTTATTGTAAACGGGATTTGCATTTATGCAATCGAATTGACAGACCTGTTTCAGGCATTGTATTGTTTGCTAAATCAAAAGATGATGCTGCACTTTTAAATGAGCAGAATACCTACAATGGCATGGATAAAGAATACCTGGCCTTGGTAGAGAAAAAAGTCATTGATCCGACTGGCAAATTAGAAAACCGGCTCCAGAAATCTTCGAAATTCAAAAAATCCTATATAAGTAAGGATGAGGCCGGAGATTTAGCCCGTTTAGAATATCGGGTACTTAATGAAATGGATCATTATTTATTAATCCAGGTTTCGATAAAATCCGGAAGATTTCATCAGATTCGAAGTCAACTAGCCCATGCAGGAATTCCGATTAAAGGGGATGTTAAATACGGTGCCCGCAGATCCAATAAAGACCGAAGCATCGGTTTACATGCCTGGAAAATTAATTTTACCCATCCAACGACCCATCTGGATGTAGCATTTACCGCTCCCATCCCATTAAATGATATTTGGCCGGTTGTACAAACACTAATACAAAGTATATGA
- a CDS encoding GSCFA domain-containing protein, producing the protein MKLSVNFLQGAFTFVTRMYTKTSFPPFESLLQMQHGDLIYSCGSCFASELADRLEALQFQVIRHPFGIVYNPLSISLQFQKLLLQIPYTESALQFQDGLYHCMDHHGSYSMPDKTQLLDQLNANAGEAYNALKHCQFLVITLGSSYFFRLKSNQQVVANCHKIPSDQFTKELASYEEILTNLSQTIVKLNAINPSLKILLSVSPVRYLKDGFIQNQRSKSRLLLACEQLCNQFEFCEYIPTYEIFMDDLRDYRYVKEDLVHPNSLAVDYLFNYFEQAYFKPATRVLVEKIRRWNQLSGHRVLHEASDAYTKYQKNLEQLYVEIKNEWPKFKRD; encoded by the coding sequence GTGAAACTCTCTGTAAATTTCTTGCAAGGAGCATTTACTTTTGTCACTCGTATGTACACTAAAACCAGCTTTCCGCCATTTGAGAGTCTGTTACAGATGCAACACGGCGACTTAATTTACAGTTGTGGTAGTTGCTTTGCCAGTGAGTTAGCCGATCGTTTGGAAGCTTTGCAATTTCAAGTCATCAGACATCCTTTTGGCATAGTGTATAATCCATTGAGTATCTCATTGCAATTCCAAAAATTGTTGCTGCAAATTCCTTATACAGAATCTGCTTTACAATTCCAGGATGGGCTTTATCATTGCATGGATCATCATGGCTCGTATTCAATGCCGGATAAAACACAATTACTAGATCAATTGAATGCAAACGCAGGTGAAGCTTACAATGCATTAAAGCATTGTCAGTTTCTGGTCATCACTTTAGGTTCGTCTTATTTTTTTCGTTTAAAATCCAATCAACAGGTTGTTGCCAATTGTCATAAGATTCCTTCCGATCAATTTACCAAAGAACTCGCATCTTATGAAGAAATCCTAACGAACTTAAGTCAAACTATTGTAAAATTAAATGCCATTAATCCGTCTCTTAAAATTCTTTTAAGTGTAAGTCCGGTGCGTTATTTAAAAGATGGATTTATTCAAAATCAACGCAGCAAATCCAGGTTATTGCTGGCATGCGAACAATTATGCAATCAATTTGAATTTTGTGAATACATTCCAACCTATGAAATTTTTATGGATGACTTAAGGGATTATCGTTATGTAAAAGAAGATTTAGTGCATCCCAATTCTTTGGCAGTAGATTACCTTTTCAATTATTTTGAACAAGCGTATTTTAAACCGGCAACCAGGGTGTTGGTTGAAAAAATCAGAAGATGGAACCAACTTTCCGGTCACCGGGTGCTCCATGAAGCTTCAGATGCTTATACAAAGTATCAAAAAAATCTGGAGCAGCTCTATGTAGAAATAAAAAATGAGTGGCCGAAATTTAAAAGGGATTAA
- the rpiB gene encoding ribose 5-phosphate isomerase B yields MKVSVGSDHAGFECKQAVIAFLELKGILVTDHGCYSTDSVDYPDFVHPVGNDIDLEQADFGIVLCGSGNGVAMTVNKHKAVRCALCWNEEIAQLARAHNNANVLSIPARYVTLEIACNMVGVFIDTAFESGRHQRRIDKINLP; encoded by the coding sequence ATGAAGGTATCTGTTGGAAGTGACCACGCCGGATTTGAATGCAAACAAGCCGTCATTGCATTTTTGGAATTGAAAGGAATCTTAGTAACCGATCACGGTTGTTATTCTACAGACTCTGTAGATTATCCTGATTTTGTGCATCCGGTTGGAAATGATATCGATCTGGAGCAAGCAGATTTTGGGATTGTTTTATGTGGCAGTGGCAACGGGGTAGCCATGACAGTCAATAAGCACAAAGCAGTGCGATGTGCCTTGTGCTGGAATGAAGAAATTGCACAGTTGGCCCGGGCGCATAATAATGCAAATGTTTTAAGCATTCCGGCACGATATGTTACTTTAGAAATTGCATGTAACATGGTAGGTGTATTTATTGACACAGCTTTTGAAAGTGGAAGGCATCAGCGAAGAATTGATAAAATTAATCTTCCATGA
- a CDS encoding oligopeptide transporter, OPT family, whose amino-acid sequence MEGSPHKEFKPYISPEITNIAEFSIKAILLGIFFGILFGAATVYLALKAGLTVSASIPIAVLAISLGRRFFKTTILENNIIQTTGSAGESIAAGVVFTLPGFLFLSAESDGISSFNYWTIFTLAVLGGILGTLMMIPLRRSLIVKEHGSLPYPEGTACASVLVAGEKGGDFARTAFMGLGISILYAMLQKVLHLIAEVPTYVTGLTNKYWPAGRIHGEITPEYLGVGYIIGPKISGVLVAGGVLSSFVLIPLLATLVPGDIIYQQVLKLGFNPVRFGWDEASHTFTNSAEAIYRVYIRQIGAGAVAAGGFITLIKTIPTIVSSFKDSMGAVKEGAGSSVLRTEKDLNIKVVLFGSLGLILMVALLPIIPGQGFVSKLLVGLLVVIFGAFFVTVSSRIVGIIGSSNNPISGMTIATIMATCLVFIGVGWSGKIYEPMALVVGGMICIAAANAGATSQDLKTGYIIGATPRYQQLALFIGAVFSSIVIGWTVKLLDTPDSTMISQGIQHAIGEKYNAPQATLMATLIKGILSFNLDWQFVIAGVFLAIVMELCGIKALSFAVGAYLPLATTLPIFIGGAVKGVVDWYNKKKNQESEDDELGKGSLFATGLVAGGALAGVIVALLNVNEGFAAKINSISLEHSLTGALGEGGYQILGVVFFAALAFILYRTAVQTKTE is encoded by the coding sequence ATGGAAGGTTCACCACACAAAGAGTTTAAACCGTATATCTCTCCGGAGATTACAAACATTGCAGAGTTTTCAATAAAAGCAATTTTACTTGGAATCTTTTTTGGAATTCTGTTTGGAGCTGCAACCGTTTATCTAGCTTTAAAAGCAGGATTGACTGTATCGGCCTCAATTCCTATTGCTGTATTAGCCATTTCATTGGGAAGACGTTTTTTTAAAACGACCATTCTTGAAAATAATATTATTCAAACTACAGGTTCTGCCGGGGAATCCATTGCAGCAGGTGTGGTATTTACACTGCCCGGATTTTTGTTTCTTTCAGCTGAAAGTGATGGAATCAGCTCATTCAATTATTGGACGATTTTTACATTAGCTGTATTGGGGGGTATTCTCGGTACGCTCATGATGATTCCTTTAAGACGCTCTCTGATAGTTAAAGAACATGGAAGTCTTCCTTATCCGGAAGGAACTGCCTGTGCCAGTGTATTGGTAGCCGGTGAAAAAGGCGGTGATTTTGCAAGAACGGCGTTTATGGGATTGGGAATATCCATCCTGTATGCCATGTTGCAGAAAGTTTTACACCTGATAGCCGAAGTACCTACTTATGTAACTGGATTGACAAATAAATACTGGCCTGCAGGTAGGATTCATGGTGAAATCACACCAGAATATCTAGGGGTTGGTTACATCATCGGACCTAAAATTTCTGGCGTATTGGTTGCCGGTGGTGTTTTGAGTTCTTTTGTTCTCATTCCTTTATTGGCTACACTCGTTCCTGGGGATATTATCTATCAACAAGTGCTCAAATTAGGATTTAACCCAGTCCGATTTGGTTGGGATGAAGCCAGCCACACGTTTACGAATTCTGCGGAGGCTATCTATCGGGTATATATTAGACAAATCGGTGCCGGTGCAGTTGCAGCGGGCGGTTTTATCACCTTGATTAAAACGATCCCTACCATTGTGAGTTCTTTTAAAGATTCTATGGGTGCTGTAAAAGAAGGAGCAGGTTCAAGTGTCCTACGTACTGAAAAAGATCTCAATATTAAAGTGGTTTTGTTTGGTAGTTTAGGTTTGATTCTAATGGTGGCATTGCTTCCAATAATTCCAGGTCAGGGTTTTGTTTCTAAATTACTGGTTGGCTTATTGGTCGTCATATTTGGAGCATTTTTCGTCACCGTATCTTCCAGAATTGTTGGAATTATTGGTTCATCAAACAATCCGATTTCTGGGATGACCATTGCAACAATTATGGCAACCTGTCTCGTGTTTATCGGTGTCGGCTGGAGTGGAAAAATATACGAACCCATGGCATTGGTGGTAGGTGGTATGATCTGTATTGCTGCAGCCAATGCAGGAGCTACATCCCAGGATTTAAAAACAGGATATATCATTGGGGCAACTCCAAGGTATCAACAATTGGCTTTGTTTATAGGAGCAGTCTTTTCTTCGATCGTCATCGGATGGACAGTTAAATTATTGGACACCCCAGATTCAACCATGATTTCTCAAGGCATTCAACATGCAATTGGAGAAAAATACAATGCACCTCAAGCCACATTGATGGCTACTTTGATCAAAGGAATTTTATCTTTTAATCTCGATTGGCAATTTGTAATTGCTGGTGTTTTTCTCGCAATTGTTATGGAGTTATGTGGTATTAAAGCGCTGTCATTTGCTGTGGGAGCTTATTTGCCTTTGGCTACTACCTTGCCCATTTTCATTGGTGGTGCAGTCAAGGGTGTCGTAGATTGGTACAACAAGAAAAAGAATCAGGAATCTGAGGACGACGAATTGGGCAAAGGCTCCTTGTTTGCAACCGGTCTGGTTGCCGGAGGCGCATTGGCAGGCGTCATCGTCGCTTTACTTAATGTAAATGAAGGTTTTGCCGCAAAAATAAATTCGATTTCTTTAGAGCATAGTTTGACAGGCGCATTGGGCGAAGGAGGTTATCAAATTCTTGGGGTTGTATTTTTTGCTGCACTGGCATTTATTTTATATCGTACCGCTGTGCAAACAAAAACCGAATAA
- a CDS encoding DUF2723 domain-containing protein: MNNKFNKTNIVGWLVFFLVFIVYYFSVERSGSLWDCGEFVLGAHKLQVVHPPGAPLFIIIGRMFAWIAEIFSDNPAYIAFAVNLMSAMCSSLAAMFVCWITMMFGRVALFGRDYNNENNESWAVLGAGLVAGLSTGYISTTWFSAVEGEVYSMSTMFTTMTMWAAMKWYYLEDNPKNDKWLIFAVFAVGLSTGVHLLSLLAFPTIAILYYYKRFQKHSWLGMFAAAFVGIIAIFLFQMIIITGIPNLWSFYEKLCVNSFGLPFHSGLIPTIITIVLAAYYLLRYFKNKGNDLMHKVVFTLVLLSISYSTVGVVIIRANAKTPVNMNDPYDVMRLIPYLNREQYGDRSLLKGPTFDAKPIDTKAEDRWGRVGNKYKVVDQKYDYEFREKDKILFPRISHSDQGRPTLYRMWMEYLQGSKTGAPTMAFNLKFMFSYQFGWMYWRYFLWNFVGRQNGEQGFYPWINKDGNWYSGVNAVDNNRLYNQAQLPRVIREDPSRNSYYFLPLILGILGVIFHFKRDRNDFMALLSFFILTGIALCVFNNSPPNEPRERDYVLEGSFLTFCIWIGMGVLFLTNLLTERLKLSASVSGIGASAFGLLIPLVLVTQNFNDHSRMKSTAARDYASNILESCQPNAILFTYGDNDTYPVWYAQEVEGIRRDVRVINLSLIAVDWYIENQRRKFNESPLVKMSIPQEKLRGSLRNQVFYYNPENPDGSGTDRSWSASEFLKFIGEDHTIESGNGRKFETHMPTRNVYISIDREKAIAAGLASANDTNFVDKIPVSLNSTYITKDDIAVLDIINSNIYDRPIYFSVTCNGEKLMGLDDYTNLEGMALRVVPVRTKSDPSLYIYGAGKADLDRSYDVIMNKFRWGNFDKEQQFVDHSYAPSIQAMRMIMMRTAVSLQEMGDTARAAKMANKYFEAFPNMNFQYDVRIMPFIQVLIEAGDHESAKKQLRILATETVDMLNFYESLTKEDLEKGFSQDRSLSLSAVREIIDRAKMLQDDAFLKEMETLLNKYNAANPNAPN; the protein is encoded by the coding sequence ATGAATAATAAGTTTAACAAAACCAACATCGTTGGATGGCTCGTTTTTTTTCTCGTTTTTATAGTGTACTATTTTTCTGTAGAACGAAGTGGCAGCTTGTGGGATTGCGGAGAATTTGTTCTCGGCGCACATAAACTTCAGGTAGTTCACCCACCGGGTGCACCTTTATTTATTATAATCGGTAGAATGTTTGCCTGGATTGCAGAAATATTTTCTGATAATCCAGCCTACATTGCATTTGCTGTAAACCTGATGTCAGCTATGTGTTCATCTTTGGCAGCCATGTTTGTTTGTTGGATTACCATGATGTTTGGCCGGGTCGCTCTATTTGGAAGAGATTACAACAATGAAAACAACGAATCCTGGGCAGTTTTGGGGGCCGGTTTAGTAGCAGGCCTTTCAACAGGTTATATTTCCACCACCTGGTTTTCAGCTGTCGAAGGAGAAGTATATTCCATGTCTACAATGTTTACGACCATGACCATGTGGGCAGCCATGAAATGGTATTACCTGGAAGACAATCCAAAAAATGATAAGTGGTTGATATTTGCTGTATTTGCAGTCGGACTCTCAACAGGGGTGCATTTGTTATCCTTACTGGCCTTCCCCACCATTGCAATTTTGTACTACTACAAGAGATTTCAAAAACACAGCTGGCTGGGAATGTTTGCAGCTGCTTTTGTAGGGATTATTGCCATCTTCCTGTTTCAGATGATAATCATCACCGGAATTCCCAATTTGTGGAGTTTTTATGAAAAATTATGCGTCAATTCTTTTGGATTGCCCTTTCATTCCGGATTGATTCCAACCATCATTACAATTGTACTGGCTGCTTATTATCTTTTGCGCTATTTTAAGAATAAAGGAAATGATTTAATGCACAAAGTGGTCTTCACATTGGTGCTTTTATCGATATCCTATTCAACGGTTGGTGTTGTTATTATTCGTGCCAATGCAAAAACACCCGTTAATATGAATGATCCGTATGATGTGATGCGATTAATTCCATATCTCAATCGCGAACAATACGGAGATCGCAGTTTGTTAAAAGGTCCTACGTTTGATGCAAAACCAATTGATACCAAGGCAGAAGACCGCTGGGGACGGGTTGGCAATAAATATAAAGTAGTAGACCAAAAATATGACTATGAGTTTCGCGAAAAAGATAAAATTTTATTTCCGCGGATTAGCCACAGCGACCAGGGTCGTCCTACCTTATATCGCATGTGGATGGAATATTTACAAGGTTCCAAAACAGGTGCACCCACTATGGCTTTTAATCTGAAGTTTATGTTCAGTTATCAGTTTGGCTGGATGTATTGGCGTTATTTTTTATGGAATTTTGTTGGAAGACAAAATGGCGAACAAGGATTTTATCCGTGGATCAATAAAGATGGAAATTGGTATTCAGGTGTTAATGCAGTTGATAACAACCGCTTATACAATCAAGCACAACTTCCTAGGGTAATCCGGGAAGATCCATCTCGCAATAGTTACTATTTTCTTCCACTGATATTGGGAATTTTAGGGGTCATCTTTCATTTCAAAAGAGATCGGAATGATTTCATGGCATTACTGAGTTTCTTTATATTAACTGGTATTGCTTTGTGCGTATTCAATAATTCGCCTCCTAACGAACCCAGAGAAAGAGACTATGTTTTGGAAGGTTCCTTTTTAACCTTTTGCATTTGGATTGGAATGGGAGTTTTATTTCTAACCAATTTATTGACTGAACGACTTAAATTAAGTGCTTCCGTTTCAGGGATTGGTGCATCAGCATTTGGATTGTTGATTCCGCTGGTATTGGTCACACAAAATTTTAATGATCATAGCCGGATGAAAAGCACTGCTGCCCGGGATTATGCATCTAATATTCTCGAATCATGTCAACCCAATGCGATTTTGTTTACCTACGGAGATAATGATACCTATCCTGTCTGGTATGCACAAGAAGTAGAAGGAATCCGAAGGGATGTGCGTGTAATCAATTTAAGTTTGATTGCAGTGGATTGGTATATCGAAAATCAGCGCAGAAAATTTAATGAATCCCCTTTGGTGAAAATGTCTATTCCGCAGGAAAAACTTCGGGGAAGTTTAAGGAATCAGGTATTTTATTACAACCCGGAAAATCCGGATGGTTCCGGTACAGATAGATCTTGGTCAGCTTCTGAATTTTTAAAATTTATTGGGGAAGATCATACGATCGAATCAGGAAATGGCCGCAAGTTTGAAACACACATGCCAACCCGTAATGTTTACATCAGCATCGATCGTGAAAAGGCAATCGCGGCCGGATTGGCTTCAGCCAATGATACCAATTTTGTCGATAAAATTCCTGTGAGTTTAAATTCAACCTATATTACAAAAGATGATATTGCAGTATTGGATATCATCAATTCAAATATTTACGATCGCCCTATTTATTTTTCAGTTACTTGTAATGGAGAAAAATTAATGGGATTGGATGATTACACGAATTTAGAAGGAATGGCTTTAAGGGTGGTTCCGGTAAGAACGAAAAGTGATCCAAGTTTATACATTTATGGTGCTGGAAAAGCAGATCTTGATAGAAGTTATGATGTGATCATGAATAAATTCCGTTGGGGTAATTTTGACAAAGAGCAACAATTTGTTGATCACAGTTATGCTCCAAGTATTCAAGCCATGCGCATGATTATGATGCGCACTGCGGTCAGTTTGCAAGAAATGGGTGACACTGCAAGAGCTGCTAAAATGGCAAATAAATATTTTGAAGCATTTCCTAATATGAATTTTCAGTACGATGTGCGGATTATGCCGTTTATTCAAGTATTGATTGAAGCCGGAGATCACGAGTCTGCAAAAAAACAACTGCGCATCCTTGCAACAGAAACAGTGGATATGCTTAATTTTTATGAATCACTAACAAAAGAAGATTTAGAAAAAGGCTTTTCACAAGATCGAAGTTTGTCTTTATCTGCTGTCAGGGAAATCATAGATCGTGCTAAAATGCTACAGGATGATGCATTCTTAAAAGAAATGGAAACATTGCTCAATAAATACAATGCGGCTAATCCGAATGCTCCAAACTAA
- a CDS encoding class I SAM-dependent methyltransferase produces the protein MALLDSLYTAERANEHAVSDRPVFMRQLFAYERAVSEIEGSVLEIGCGEGYGIKLLAPHASKYLALDRHIPSDLRNFDQVEFIQKEVPWLEGMESNQFDVVICFQLIEHIQEDTTLLSEIYRVLKPGGKLILTTPNKEMSLTRNPYHMREYKTEEFRNLISHYFNPDQVYFGGVYGDEKIMDYQEKNKKSISKWKRWDLFNLEENLPASWFQIPYDILNRLNRNKLKNQHDQLVGEISTANYFLKEMDGRQLDYFCIARK, from the coding sequence ATGGCACTATTAGATTCTTTATATACGGCAGAACGGGCCAATGAACATGCTGTTTCTGATCGTCCGGTTTTTATGCGGCAATTGTTTGCCTATGAACGGGCTGTTTCTGAAATAGAGGGTTCTGTTTTAGAAATAGGTTGTGGTGAAGGGTATGGTATTAAATTGCTTGCACCACATGCATCCAAATATTTGGCATTGGATCGGCACATTCCTTCGGATCTTCGCAATTTTGATCAGGTAGAATTCATTCAAAAAGAAGTGCCCTGGTTGGAAGGCATGGAATCCAATCAATTTGATGTAGTCATTTGTTTTCAATTGATCGAACACATTCAGGAAGACACCACCTTGTTGTCAGAAATTTACCGGGTATTAAAGCCGGGTGGAAAATTAATTCTGACGACGCCCAATAAAGAAATGTCGCTTACGCGCAATCCGTATCACATGCGCGAATACAAAACGGAAGAATTCAGAAATTTGATCAGCCATTATTTTAATCCAGATCAAGTGTATTTTGGAGGCGTTTATGGCGATGAAAAAATTATGGATTATCAGGAGAAAAATAAAAAATCCATTTCCAAATGGAAACGATGGGATCTCTTCAATCTGGAAGAAAATTTACCAGCTAGCTGGTTTCAGATTCCCTACGATATTTTAAATCGACTCAATCGCAATAAACTTAAAAATCAACACGACCAGCTGGTGGGAGAAATAAGTACTGCTAATTATTTTTTAAAAGAAATGGATGGCAGGCAATTGGACTATTTTTGTATTGCGAGAAAGTGA
- the thiL gene encoding thiamine-phosphate kinase has product MNETPSDIKRTEISELGEFGLIDQLTKSFTKSNECTVKSIGDDAAVLNPENKQVVITTDMMVEGIHFDLAYFPLKHLGYKAVVSNLSDVYAMNAIPKQVTVSISVSNRYSVEALEVLYEGIRLACETYQVDLVGGDTTASLRGLVISVTAIGLQDADKISYRNGAKPGDHIYVSGELGASYLGLQLLEREKQIYLSNPGIQPDLENQKYLIGKFLKPEAQRETVEWLAKTGIVPHAMIDLSDGLSSDLLHICKQSQCGAEIEEALIPLNEQTKWMALKFHMDPLTCALNGGEDYELLLCVSPEDSNKVRMFPDLIYIGQIKDAAFGVQLKSNSNKHHPLKAQGWVHF; this is encoded by the coding sequence ATGAATGAAACGCCTTCTGATATTAAGCGTACAGAAATTTCAGAACTGGGTGAATTTGGATTAATTGACCAGCTCACCAAATCATTTACCAAATCAAATGAATGCACTGTTAAATCTATCGGTGATGATGCAGCAGTTTTGAATCCGGAAAATAAACAAGTTGTAATTACAACAGATATGATGGTCGAAGGCATTCATTTTGATTTAGCCTATTTTCCGCTCAAGCATTTAGGATATAAAGCAGTTGTATCAAATCTGTCGGATGTGTATGCAATGAATGCAATTCCTAAACAGGTAACTGTTTCCATTTCTGTTTCCAATCGGTATTCAGTGGAAGCACTTGAAGTTTTGTACGAAGGCATACGGCTGGCTTGTGAAACTTATCAGGTTGATTTAGTTGGTGGCGATACCACTGCTTCTTTGCGAGGTCTTGTAATTTCCGTTACTGCGATTGGTTTGCAGGATGCTGATAAAATCAGCTACCGGAATGGAGCGAAACCAGGTGACCATATTTATGTTAGTGGTGAATTGGGTGCTTCTTATTTAGGATTGCAATTATTAGAACGCGAAAAACAAATTTATTTATCCAATCCTGGAATACAACCGGACCTTGAAAATCAAAAATACCTGATTGGAAAATTTTTAAAACCGGAAGCACAACGTGAAACGGTAGAATGGTTGGCAAAAACCGGCATTGTACCGCATGCCATGATTGATTTGAGCGATGGATTGTCTTCTGATCTTTTACACATTTGTAAACAAAGTCAATGCGGTGCTGAAATCGAAGAAGCATTGATTCCATTAAACGAACAGACCAAATGGATGGCTTTAAAATTTCATATGGATCCATTGACCTGTGCACTCAACGGGGGAGAAGATTATGAATTGCTTCTTTGTGTGAGCCCTGAAGATTCAAACAAAGTCCGTATGTTTCCCGATTTGATTTATATCGGCCAAATTAAAGATGCAGCTTTTGGTGTACAATTAAAAAGTAACAGCAATAAACATCATCCACTCAAAGCACAGGGATGGGTGCATTTTTAG